The following nucleotide sequence is from Allocatelliglobosispora scoriae.
GTGGGTGATCTCGATGTTGGCGTCCGGGAAGCCGAGCACGACGGGTCCGCTGGTGAACCAGCCCTCGTCGTCGAGGTCCCACATCAGCCAGGAGCCGATGAGCGGCTGGCCGACGATGCGGTTGAAGCGGGCGCGATGGGCTGCCGCGAGCAGTCCGGCATCGTGATGCCAGGACGGCTCGTACCCCTCGATGCCCAGCACGACGGACCTCCGCTACATGGTTAGATCGGACGATCCTACCGAATCAACACCAAAGGGGACGACCTCGGCCATCCCCTTTGGTGTTAAATGTGCAAATTACTTGATCGCGGTGCCGGTCGAGCGCAGGTCCTCGCAGGCCGCGACGACGCGCTTGGCCATGCCGTTCTCGGCCGCCTTGCCCCACGCACGCGGGTCGTAGGCCTTCTTGTTGCCGACCTCGCCGTCGACCTTCAGCACACCGTCGTAGTTGCTGAACATGTGCGCGACGACCGGACGGGTGAACGCGTACTGCGTGTCCGTGTCGATGTTCATCTTGACCACGCCGTAGTCGAGCGCCTCGCGGATCTCCGAGAGCAGCGAGCCCGAACCGCCGTGGAAGACCAGGTCGAGCGGCTTCTCGCGACCGAACTTGGCACCGACCGCGTCCTGGATCTCCTTGAGGACCGAGGGACGCAGCTTGACGTTGCCCGGCTTGTAGACGCCGTGCACGTTGCCGAAGGTCAGGGCGGCCATGTAGCGGCCCTTCTCGCCGAGGCCGAGCGCCTCGACCATCGCCAGGCCGTCCTCGACGGTGGTGTAGAGCTTGTCGTTGATGGCGTTCTCGACGCCGTCCTCCTCGCCACCGACGACGCCGACCTCGATCTCCAGCACGATCTTGGCGGCGGCGGCGAGGGCGAGCAGCTCCTCGGCGATCTGCAGGTTCTCGGCGAGCGGCACGGCCGAGCCGTCCCACATGTGCGACTGGAATAGTGGGGCGTCACCCTTGGCGACGCGCTCGGCCGAGATCGCGAGCAGCGGGTGGACGAAGCCGTCCAGCTTGTTCTTCGGGCAGTGGTCGGTGTGTAGCGCCACGTTCACGTTGTACTTCTTGGCGACCTCGGCGGCGTAGGCGGCGAACGCCACGGAACCCGTGATCATGTCCTTGATCGTCGGGCCGGAGAGGTACTCGGCGCCGCCCGTCGACACCTGCAGGATGCCGTCGCTCTCCGCCTCGGCGAAGCCCTGCAGAGCGGCGTTGAGCGTCTGCGAAGACGAGACGTTGATCGCGGGGTACGCGAACGCGCCGGCCTTGGCGCGGTCGAGCATCTCGGCGTAGACCTCGGGAGAAGCGATAGGCATCGTGAAGCCTCCAGTGCAGAAAAAGCCAGGTGAGAAGAGGAAGACCGCGCTGTCCTCGTGACGAAAGTATTGCCTACTCAACCAGGTTCGCGCTGCGGAGGGGTGCCGTTCGCCGTACGGTGAGGGGGTGACCCGCCCCGAAGAGGAAGCTCCCGTGGCCGACGCCGTCGAGCAGGCGACGCCCGCCAACCCGATCGATGCGGCCGAGGACGAGACGTCGGCGCCTCCACTCGGGCTCGAGGTGCCCGAGTGGGACGCCGCCGAGCAGTCGGTCGTCGTCGAGTTGGACGACGAGCGCTAACCCTTCATCGCGGTGACCCACTGCGGGTGGGCCAGGGCGAAGCTCTCCACGTCGTCGGCGAGGATCGCACGGAAGAGCGTGGACGCCTCGGCCGGCAACGTCTCGACGGCCCTGCCGTCCACGGTCGCCGAGTGGAAACCAGGTCCGCCGAGGCCCGTGATGGGCGCCGAGACAGCCGGTCTGAGCTGGTCGACCAGCTTTACGGCGCTGGTGGGCCCGTCGACGACGACTCCCTTGACGCTCAGCAGCCGCGAAACCTTGACCGGGTCGGTGATCAGGTCGAGTTCGCGGATCTTCGCCGCAACCCCGGCGAGAATCCGCTGACCGTTGCGGTCCCGGTCGTAGCCGCCCGCGCTCATCCCCTGGCGCTGGCGGGCCAGGTCATCGGCCTGGAAGCCGGTGAGCGTCTGGCACCCGGCGGGGAAGACGGCGTTCGTGTGGGTCGAGACGATCTTCTGCTTCAGGCAGACCTCGACCCCGCCGAGCGTGTCGATGATGCTCCGCATGGCTGCGTAGTTGAGCGCCACGGCGCCGTCGAGCGGCACGCCGGTCAGCTTCGACACCACCTGCATGACGAGCTTCGGGCCACCGTAGTAGTAGGCACTATTGATCTTGTCCTTGCCGTGCCCCGGGATCTCCACGTAGAGATCGCGGCTCAGCGAGATCAGGTAGACCTGCTTCCGCGACGCCGAGACGTGCACGATCGTGATCGTGTCGGCTCGGGCCGAATCCATGCCTCCCCGCTTGTCCTCGCCGAGCAGCAGCAGGTTGAGCGGCTTCGGCGGGTCGGCCGGGGCCGACGAGTCGAGCACCGGCAGCAG
It contains:
- the fbaA gene encoding class II fructose-bisphosphate aldolase, which produces MPIASPEVYAEMLDRAKAGAFAYPAINVSSSQTLNAALQGFAEAESDGILQVSTGGAEYLSGPTIKDMITGSVAFAAYAAEVAKKYNVNVALHTDHCPKNKLDGFVHPLLAISAERVAKGDAPLFQSHMWDGSAVPLAENLQIAEELLALAAAAKIVLEIEVGVVGGEEDGVENAINDKLYTTVEDGLAMVEALGLGEKGRYMAALTFGNVHGVYKPGNVKLRPSVLKEIQDAVGAKFGREKPLDLVFHGGSGSLLSEIREALDYGVVKMNIDTDTQYAFTRPVVAHMFSNYDGVLKVDGEVGNKKAYDPRAWGKAAENGMAKRVVAACEDLRSTGTAIK
- a CDS encoding LCP family protein — encoded protein: MNDDALRAAFARQEVEELDVYALRNAIDTEAGRRRRRRSLALTGGLAVLVALAITVPLLLTRGTVPVVNLLPVLDSSAPADPPKPLNLLLLGEDKRGGMDSARADTITIVHVSASRKQVYLISLSRDLYVEIPGHGKDKINSAYYYGGPKLVMQVVSKLTGVPLDGAVALNYAAMRSIIDTLGGVEVCLKQKIVSTHTNAVFPAGCQTLTGFQADDLARQRQGMSAGGYDRDRNGQRILAGVAAKIRELDLITDPVKVSRLLSVKGVVVDGPTSAVKLVDQLRPAVSAPITGLGGPGFHSATVDGRAVETLPAEASTLFRAILADDVESFALAHPQWVTAMKG